The Streptomyces sp. HUAS MG91 sequence CGCGACGGTCGCGGCCAGGACCGGGAGCGCGACCTGGATGTTGCCGAGGTCCGCGAAGAACTCCGCCGGGCCCGACGGGATGCCACTGGTGCGGATCGCGTCGCCGAGGCGTTCGTCCGGAGCGAGCAGTGGGCCGTCCGCCGCCACCTGCCAGGTGAGGACCGCGAAGAGGAGGGCCGCGAAGGCGGCCAGAAAAGTGGCCGGGCGCCCCGGAGCAGGGGGGGTAGCTCCGAGGCGCCCGATCTGATCGGCGTGCCGCGCGCCCCGGGGGGTTTGGGGCGGGCGACCGTCCGATCGGTGAGGAGTTCCGGAGCCGGAGGCTCCGGGTGTGTGCGCGAGGGCACGACCAGGGCGGGGCTGGGGAGGCTCCGACCCGGGTTCGCCCGCAGTCCCCTGCGGGCGGGGTGTTTCTCTCATCTGCGGAAACCGTACGTCAGGGAATGGGGGCCACGACAGCCGGTTCGACAACCTGCCATGGGGCCCCCACACCTTCTTCACATGCTCCGACCGTCGCTCCGCTCAGAGCGCGGCGAGGGCGCTCTCGATGATGTCCAGGCCCTCGTTGAGCAGGTCCTGGCCGATGACCAGCGGCGGCAGGAAGCGCAGCACGTTGCCGTAGGTGCCGCAGGTGAGGACGAGCAGGCCCTCGGCGTGGCAGGCCTTGGCGAGGGCGGCGGCGGACGCGGCGTCCGGCTCCTTGGTCGCCGGGTCCTTGACCAGCTCGATGGCGATCATCGCGCCACGGCCGCGCACGTCGCCGATGACGGAGAACTTCTCCTGCATCGCCGTCAGGCGGGCCTTCATGGTCGCCTCGATCTCCTTCGCCTTCGCGTTGAGGTCGAGCTCCTTCATCGTCTCGATGGCGCCGAGCGCACCGGCGCAGGCCACCGGGTTGCCGCCGTAGGTGCCGCCGAGGCCGCCCGCGTGCGCGGCGTCCATGATCTCGGCCCTGCCGGTCACGGCGGCGAGCGGCAGGCCGCCCGCGATGCCCTTGGCGGTCGTGATCAGGTCGGGGACGATGCCCTCGTCCTCGCACGCGAACCACTGGCCGGTGCGGCAGAAGCCGGACTGGATCTCGTCCGCGACGAACACGATGCCGTTGTCGGCGGCGAACTGGCGGATCGCGGGCAGGAAGCCCTTGGCCGGCTCGATGAAGCCGCCCTCGCCGAGCACCGGCTCGATGATGATCGCGGCGACGTTCTCCGCGCCGATCTGCTTGGTGATCTGGTCGATCGCCTGGGCGGAGGCCTCGGCGCCCGCGTTCTCCTCGCCGGTCAGCCAGCGGTAGCCGTAGGCCACCGGCACCCGGTAGACCTCGGGGGCGAACGGGCCGAAGCCCTGCTTGTACGGCATGTTCTTGCTGGTCAGCGCCATCGTCAGGTTCGTACGGCCGTGGTAGCCGTGGTCGAAGACGACGACCGCCTGGCGCTTGGTCCAGGCGCGGGCGATCTTGACGGCGTTCTCGACGGCCTCGGCGCCGGAGTTGAACAGGGCCGACTTCTTGGCGTGGTCGCCCGGCGTCAGCTCCGCGAGCGCCTCGGCGACGGCCACGTAGCCCTCGTACGGCGTGACCATGAAGCAGGTGTGGGTGAAGTCCTGCAGCTGGGCGGAGGCGCGGCGGACCACGGCCTCGGCGGAGGCGCCGACCGAGGTGACGGCGATGCCGGAACCGAAGTCGATCAGGCGGTTGCCGTCGACGTCCTCGATGATGCCGCGGTCCACGCGGGCGGTGAAGACCGGCAGCGTGGAGCCCACGCCGGCCGCGACCGCGGCGAGGCGGCGCTCCTGCAGCTCCTGCGACTTCGGGCCGGGGATGGCGGTGACGACGCGGCGCTCCTGCGGGATGTCGCTCATGCGGGGCTCCTGGTTCTGAAGAGGGCGTGTCACCGGGCTCTGGTCCGGTTTCGCCGGGATGTACAGGGGGCTTTCCTCGCAGGTTAGGGGCGAAGGAAGGGGCCGGTCATGCTCCATCGGGGTGGGGTTGGCCCGGGGCGTTGTCCGCCGTGGACATATACACACAGAGGCAGGTAACGGTTGAAGGCGCGCGTAACGGGGCGCGTAACCGGTGAACTCCCCAGGTACGGGCACTACATTGAGGCCGGTTCGCCGAACGATGCGCTGAGCAGGGGGCAAGGGCCATGGACACCGAGGGTACGCAGGGCACGAGCGGCGCCGCCGCTGAGCACGGCCGTGCCGCCGTGCCGCACCCGGCCCGCCCGGTCGCACCGCCGCCGCGGCCCGCGCACGCGCCGGGCGTGCGCGACGAGGCGGCCGCCGGGTCGGAGTTCCTGACCTGGCTGCGCACCCCGCGGCCGAGCGCCGCCCCGGGCATGTGGCGGTTCGGGCACCGGCCGCGGCCGGAGGCGGCACCGGCGGTGACACCGGTCCGGCAGCTGCTGACCGGAGCGGTCATCGCCTTCCTGGTGGGCTGGCTGGTCTGGTCGCTGCTGTGGAACGGGTACCTGGGCGGCTGGTGGCTCCTCCCGCTGTACGCGATGATCCCGGAGTCCTGGGCGACCCCGCACTCGTTCATGTCCGTCGTCGTCGTGTACCTCTACTACGGGATCTTCGCCGTCGGCATCACGGTCGCCGTCGGACGCCTCGGCCGCTGGGGCGAGATCTGGCGCCGCTTCGGCTACCCGGCCTGGCGCAGGGCCGCGGAGCCGGTGCAGGCCGCCCGGCCCGTCGCCCCCGAGAAGGACCCCGTCCGGTGGCCCACCCTGCGCGAGGCCGGAGCCGCCGAGGCCGCCGACCGGCTCGGTGCCGACGCCCGCGCCGGGCTGATGCGCGACGTCGACCACGCCCGGATCGCCCGCGCCTGGCAGGGCGTGAAACGCGGCAAGCACTCCCTCGCGGCGTTCTCCGCCGCCGTCGTCAAGGACGGCGCCGCGGCCTGCCCGCACCCCTCGGGCGTCCGTGACCTGCCCGCCCGCGCGGCCCGCCACGACCTGGGCACGGCCCAGGTCAGGCTCGGCGCGGCGGCCGACGACGAGCGCAACCCGTACGCGTACCGCGGTGTCGGTCTCGGCATCGGCCCCGATCTGCTCGGCACCTCGCTGCTCGCGGTCGGCCCGCCCGGCGCCGGCAAGACCAGCGCCGTCGTGTGGCCGCTCGCCGAGTCGCTGTGCCTGGGCGCGCTCGCCGGACGCGCCGCCGTGATCGTCGTCGGCGCGGCCGGCGCAGGCCTCGGCTCGCCGGACGCCTACGACGTCGTGGTCCAGGTCGGCCAGCCCGACTCGGCCTACGACCTCGACCTGTACGGCGGCTCCACCGACCCGGACGAGGCCGCCGCCGTGCTCGCCGAGGCGCTCGTCGGCGACCTCGCCGACCCGCACCCGAGCGGCGACAGCCGCCGCTCCACCACCGTCCTGGGCCAGCTGCTCGGCCCGTACCACGCGGTGCACGACCGCTTCCCCTCCGTCCCCGAACTGCGGCAGCTGCTCGACGGGGCGCCCACCGCCCTCGGCGCGCTGCGCAAGGCGCTCACCGAGGCCGGGCACGAGGCGATGCTGCGCGAGCTCGACGCGCGGGAGCGGCAGCTGGGCCAGCCGGGCGACGTGGGCGCCGTCCTCGCCGACCGGATCGCGCTGCTCGACCGGCCCGCCTTCGCGTCGTTCTTCGACACCTCCGGGCGGACCCGGCCGTTCTCCCTGCGCGCCCTCGACCACCCCGTCCGGGTCCGCATCGACCTGCCCGAGCGCGGGCACGCCGACGCCTCCCGGATCCTGGCCCGGCTCGTGCTCGCCCAGTTCACGGCGAACGTGGCGGTGCGCGAGGACCGCTCCCTGTTCGCCTGCCTCGTCCTCGACGACGCCACCGGGGTCGTCACCCCGCAGGCCGTGCGCGCCGTGCAGCGCCTGCGCTCGGCCAACGCGGGCGCGATCCTCACCCTGCGCACCCTCGACGACGTACCGCGCGCACTGCGCTCCCCGCTGCTCGGCGCCGTCGGATGCCGGATGGCGCTGTCCGGGCTCACCCCGTGGGACGGCCAGGACTTCGCCGAGGTCTGGGGCAAGGAGTGGACCGAGACCCGCGACGTCACCGACCGGCAGATCATCGCCGAGACCCCGGCGGGCAAGGCGCTGCACGCCGTGCGCCGGGTGATCACCGGACGGGCGCCGACCGCCCGCGCGGTCACCGTCCGCAGGGTCGAGCGCGAACGCTGGTCCGCCTCCGACCTCGCGCACGCCGTCCCGCCCGGCCACGCCGTGCTCTCCCTCACCACCGTGCGCGGTGAGCACGCGCCACCGCTCCTGGTCGATCTGCGCGGCTGATCGGCGCCCCGCGGGCGGGCCCGGAGCCCGGGGGAGCCCGGGGCGGGGCCCCAGGAGTACGTACGGTGAGGCAGAATCGGCACGGGGCGTTCATACGGAGAGTCCAAAAGCTTCACAACTCCGGATGCCCGCCCGCCTGCCCTCCCCCCCACAGCACACCTGAAGGCCCCCATGCCGCCCACGCTCGCCTCGCTCGTCCACCACTCGGCGCTCAAACTCACCGTGCGCGCGGGCGAGGCGCACCTGGACACCCCCGTTCGCTGGGCACACGTGAGCGAGCTGGCCGACCCGGTGCCCTACATGGAGGGCGGGGAGCTGCTGCTCATCACCGCCCTCAAACTGGACGCCGACGACCCGGAGGCCATGCGCCGCTACGTGAAGCGGCTCGTCGGCGCGGGCGTCGTCGGGCTCGGATTCGCGGTCGGCGTCAACTACGACGCCGTGCCCGACGCGCTCGTGCGGGCCGCCCAGGACGAGGGCCTGCCGCTCCTCGAAGTACCGCCCCGTACGCCGTTCATCGCCATCAGCAAGGCGGTGTCGGCCGCCATCGCCGCCGACCAGTACCGGGCCGTCACCTCCGGCTTCGCCGCACAGCGCGAGCTGACCAAACAGGCGCTCGGCGAGGGCCCCGAGGGGCTGCTCTCCGTGCTCGCCGCCCAGGTCGACGGCTGGGCCGCCCTGTACGACGCCTCGGGCGCCGTCGTCGCCACCGCCCCGGAGTGGGCCGGGCGGCGGGCGGCCCGGCTCACCTCCGACGTCGAACGGCTCCGGGAGCGCCCCGCACCGGCCAGCGCGGTCGTCGCGGGCGGCTCCGACAACGGCACCGACCGCGTGGAACTGCACTCCATCGGCACCGGGCGCAGGCCGCGTGCGGCGCTCGCGGTCGGCACGGCCGCCGCGCTCGGCACCGCCGAGCGGTACGCGCTGCACTCCGCCATCGCGCTGCTGACGCTCACCACCGAACGCTCGCGGGCCCTGTACGCGGCCGAGCAGCGGATCGGCGCCGCGGTGCTGCGCATGCTCCTCGCCGGTGAACCCGACCACGCCCGGGCCGTCGCCGGTGATCTGTACGGGGCGCTGCTCGACGCCCCGTTCCGGATGGTGCTCGCGGAGGCCGTGGCGCCGCCGCCCACCGGGGTCGCGCCGAGCGGGGGCCGGCCGGCCGGCACCGCGCTGCTGCTCGCCGAGGCGGTCACCGGGGCGGGCGGTCCGCCCGGCGACCCCGTCCCGGTCCTCATCGACGTCGTGGAGTCCGCCGCCGCGCGCTCCGGCGAGGCCGTGCTCGTCGTGCCGGACGGGGAGCGCGTGGTGCTGCTCGTGGTCGACGGGGGAGCGGCGGCCGCGGCGTGCGGGCAGTACGCGGAGGCGCTGGAGGTGACCCGGTCCGCGGCCTCCGGCTCCTCGGGCGGCCCCGACGAGGAACTGGTCATCGGCTTCTCGGCGCCGGCCGGGCCGATCGCGGCGGCGACCGCGTTCAAGCAGGCCGAACAGGCGCTGTCGGTCGCGCGGCGGCGCGGGCGGGTGCTGGTCGAGCACGAGGACGTCGTCGCCGGGTCGGTGCTGCCGCTGCTCGGGGACGACGCGGTGCGGGCGTTCGCGGACGGGTTGCTGCGGGCGCTGCGCGATCATGACGCGACGGGGCGGGGGGATCTTGTGGCGTCGCTGCGGGCGTGGCTGTCGCGGCACGGGCAGTGGGATGCCGCTGCCGCCGATCTCGGAGTCCACCGGCACACCCTGCGCTATCGCATGCGCCGGGTGGAGGAAATCCTGGGCCGCTCGCTCGACGATCCGGATGTCCGCATGGAGCTGTGGCTGGCCCTGAAGGCGACCGGCGCCTAGTCCGTCGTTCGTCTGCGGCCCCGGTGGGGGCTTCTCGCGCAGTTCCCCGCGCCCCTAAAACCTGCCGTCACGCGCGGCTCTCGTCGTGGCTGGTCGCGCAGTTCCCCGCGCCCCTGAGATGCGCACTTCGTGCGCCATCTCATCAGAGGGGCGCGGCACCCGCCCTTCATCAGAGGCGCGCGGAGCGCAGCCTCAGGGGGAGGCTGCGCGGAGCGCATGCCTCAGGGGCGCGGGGAACTGCGCGAGAAGCGGCCACCGGCCGGCACCCGACGAACCGGCCAACAAGGCGCCCCGAACACTCCAGCCCGGCCAAACCAATCCACCCGACCCCCCACCTAACGTGGACCCCGCAACAAGCCCACGAACACGGAGAGGCCGGTAGAAGACACATGACCGCCACCCACGCCTTCTGGCTCGCCGGCCGCCAGGCCACCGGGGACGAGACGTTCGACGTCCACAACTCCTACGACGGCCGTCTCGTCGGCACCGTCGCCGTGCCCACCCAGGCCCAGGTCGAGGAGGCCGTCGCGGCGGCCCACGCCGTGGTCGACGAGTTCGCCGCGACCCCGGCGCACGTCCGCGCCAAGGCCCTGAACCACGTCGCCGACCGCCTCACCGAGCGCACCGAGGAGATCGCCCGCCTGATCTCCGCCGAGAACGGCAAGCCGATCAAGTGGGCCCGCGGCGAGGTCGGCCGCGCGGTCTCCGTGTTCCGGTTCGCCGCCGAGGAGGCCCGCCGCTGGAACGGCGGTGACGCCCAGCGCCTCGACACCGACGCCGGCGGCCAAGGCCGTCTCGCCCTGACCCGCCGCATCCCCAAGGGCGTCGTCCTCGGCATCGCGCCCTTCAACTTCCCGCTGAACCTGAGCGCCCACAAGGTCGCCCCCGCCATCGCGGTCGGCGCCCCGATCATCCTCAAGCCGGCGCCCGCGACCCCGATCTCCTCGCTGATCCTGGGTGAGCTGCTCGCGGAGACGGACCTCCCGGCCGGTTCGTGGTCCGTCCTCACCGTGCCGAACGACAGGATGCCCGCCCTGGTCCAGGACGAGCGCCTCCCCGTCATCTCCTTCACCGGCTCGGGCCCCGTCGGCTACGCGATCATGGACAGCGTCCCGCGCAAGCACTGCACGCTGGAGCTCGGCGGCAACGGCGCGGCGGTCGTCCTCGCCGACTACGCCTCCGACAAGGACCTCGACTGGGCCGCGACCCGCATCGCGACCTTCTCCAACTACCAGGGCGGCCAGTCCTGCATCTCGGTGCAGCGCGTCATCGCCGACGCCGCCGT is a genomic window containing:
- a CDS encoding PucR family transcriptional regulator is translated as MPPTLASLVHHSALKLTVRAGEAHLDTPVRWAHVSELADPVPYMEGGELLLITALKLDADDPEAMRRYVKRLVGAGVVGLGFAVGVNYDAVPDALVRAAQDEGLPLLEVPPRTPFIAISKAVSAAIAADQYRAVTSGFAAQRELTKQALGEGPEGLLSVLAAQVDGWAALYDASGAVVATAPEWAGRRAARLTSDVERLRERPAPASAVVAGGSDNGTDRVELHSIGTGRRPRAALAVGTAAALGTAERYALHSAIALLTLTTERSRALYAAEQRIGAAVLRMLLAGEPDHARAVAGDLYGALLDAPFRMVLAEAVAPPPTGVAPSGGRPAGTALLLAEAVTGAGGPPGDPVPVLIDVVESAAARSGEAVLVVPDGERVVLLVVDGGAAAAACGQYAEALEVTRSAASGSSGGPDEELVIGFSAPAGPIAAATAFKQAEQALSVARRRGRVLVEHEDVVAGSVLPLLGDDAVRAFADGLLRALRDHDATGRGDLVASLRAWLSRHGQWDAAAADLGVHRHTLRYRMRRVEEILGRSLDDPDVRMELWLALKATGA
- a CDS encoding aldehyde dehydrogenase family protein yields the protein MTATHAFWLAGRQATGDETFDVHNSYDGRLVGTVAVPTQAQVEEAVAAAHAVVDEFAATPAHVRAKALNHVADRLTERTEEIARLISAENGKPIKWARGEVGRAVSVFRFAAEEARRWNGGDAQRLDTDAGGQGRLALTRRIPKGVVLGIAPFNFPLNLSAHKVAPAIAVGAPIILKPAPATPISSLILGELLAETDLPAGSWSVLTVPNDRMPALVQDERLPVISFTGSGPVGYAIMDSVPRKHCTLELGGNGAAVVLADYASDKDLDWAATRIATFSNYQGGQSCISVQRVIADAAVYDRLLPKIVAAVEAQITGDPADDATDVGPLVSEDAAKRVESWVTEAVDAGATLLAGGKRDGATYAPTVLADVPADVTISCEEVFGPVLTVKKVDGEAEAFAAVNDSKYGLQAGVFTHDLQTAFRAHRALEVGGVVVGDVPSYRADQMPYGGAKQSGVGREGVRYAMDDYTYERVLVLTGLAL
- the gabT gene encoding 4-aminobutyrate--2-oxoglutarate transaminase → MSDIPQERRVVTAIPGPKSQELQERRLAAVAAGVGSTLPVFTARVDRGIIEDVDGNRLIDFGSGIAVTSVGASAEAVVRRASAQLQDFTHTCFMVTPYEGYVAVAEALAELTPGDHAKKSALFNSGAEAVENAVKIARAWTKRQAVVVFDHGYHGRTNLTMALTSKNMPYKQGFGPFAPEVYRVPVAYGYRWLTGEENAGAEASAQAIDQITKQIGAENVAAIIIEPVLGEGGFIEPAKGFLPAIRQFAADNGIVFVADEIQSGFCRTGQWFACEDEGIVPDLITTAKGIAGGLPLAAVTGRAEIMDAAHAGGLGGTYGGNPVACAGALGAIETMKELDLNAKAKEIEATMKARLTAMQEKFSVIGDVRGRGAMIAIELVKDPATKEPDAASAAALAKACHAEGLLVLTCGTYGNVLRFLPPLVIGQDLLNEGLDIIESALAAL
- a CDS encoding ATP-binding protein, translating into MDTEGTQGTSGAAAEHGRAAVPHPARPVAPPPRPAHAPGVRDEAAAGSEFLTWLRTPRPSAAPGMWRFGHRPRPEAAPAVTPVRQLLTGAVIAFLVGWLVWSLLWNGYLGGWWLLPLYAMIPESWATPHSFMSVVVVYLYYGIFAVGITVAVGRLGRWGEIWRRFGYPAWRRAAEPVQAARPVAPEKDPVRWPTLREAGAAEAADRLGADARAGLMRDVDHARIARAWQGVKRGKHSLAAFSAAVVKDGAAACPHPSGVRDLPARAARHDLGTAQVRLGAAADDERNPYAYRGVGLGIGPDLLGTSLLAVGPPGAGKTSAVVWPLAESLCLGALAGRAAVIVVGAAGAGLGSPDAYDVVVQVGQPDSAYDLDLYGGSTDPDEAAAVLAEALVGDLADPHPSGDSRRSTTVLGQLLGPYHAVHDRFPSVPELRQLLDGAPTALGALRKALTEAGHEAMLRELDARERQLGQPGDVGAVLADRIALLDRPAFASFFDTSGRTRPFSLRALDHPVRVRIDLPERGHADASRILARLVLAQFTANVAVREDRSLFACLVLDDATGVVTPQAVRAVQRLRSANAGAILTLRTLDDVPRALRSPLLGAVGCRMALSGLTPWDGQDFAEVWGKEWTETRDVTDRQIIAETPAGKALHAVRRVITGRAPTARAVTVRRVERERWSASDLAHAVPPGHAVLSLTTVRGEHAPPLLVDLRG